Proteins found in one Triticum urartu cultivar G1812 chromosome 4, Tu2.1, whole genome shotgun sequence genomic segment:
- the LOC125554287 gene encoding cortical cell-delineating protein-like, giving the protein MASRAATFVALSLLLSAVATHGCGPYCQPPVVVPTPPVVVPPPYHGGGAHGHGGQCSIDALKLRVCANVLGGLLGLKVGVPARDECCPLLHGLVDLDAAVCLCTAVRANVLGIHLDVPVDISLLLNHCGKTCPSEFTCPAH; this is encoded by the coding sequence ATGGCATCCAGAGCTGCTACCTTCGTCGCCCTgagcctcctcctctccgccgtcgccacGCACGGCTGCGGACCCTACTGCCAGCCGCCAGTCGTCGTGCCGACGCCGCCCGTTGTCGTTCCGCCGCCATACCATGGAGGAGGAGCGCACGGCCACGGCGGGCAGTGCTCCATCGACGCGCTAAAGCTGAGGGTGTGCGCCAACGTTCTCGGCGGCCTGCTCGGCCTCAAGGTCGGCGTGCCGGCGCGCGACGAGTGCTGCCCGCTGCTCCACGGGTTGGTCGACCTTGACGCCGCCGTCTGCCTCTGCACCGCTGTCAGGGCCAACGTCCTCGGCATCCACCTCGACGTGCCCGTGGACATCAGCCTCCTCCTCAACCACTGCGGCAAGACGTGCCCGTCCGAGTTCACTTGCCCAGCCCATTAA